The genomic interval CACCCTACGGCGCACCACTGACAACGGCGATCACTCCCGGACGCGGGCGGAGGGGTGCAACGGGTTGGGGACCGTGCCGTGGATCGCCGCGTGCGGGCGGCTGGCGCGGTCCCGGTAGCCGTCGACGAGCAGGCGGTTGCGGTTCAGGCAGAGGCGCTCGATCTCGGGGGTGAGCATGTCGAACAGCTCGAACCGCTCCTTCAGCTCCGGGAAACGGGCGTGGTGGCGGACTATCTCCGCCCGGACGAGTGACCAGAAAGCGTCCTCGGAGACGCCGAGCTGCTCCTCGCACAGGGGGGACAGATAGCGGAAGACCCCCACGAAGAGGCCGGAGTGGATGAACTGGGTGAGGAACGACGGCTCCTCGGTGAGGAGGACCGCGCGCACCTCGTCGGGCATGGTGGCGTGCTCCGGCAGGGGGTGGGCGCTGATGTTGACGTCGTCGACGAAGTCCTTGATGGCGAGCCGTACGGGCACGTCGTTCTCGTCGAACACGACGATGGCGTTCTCGCCGTGCGGGGAGAAGACGGTGCCGTAGCGGTAGAGGAAGTGCAGCAGGGGCGGCAGGAGCGCGGCGAAGAGCCGCTTCAGCCAGGCCTCCGGGGAGACGCCGGAGCGCTCGACCAGCTCCGCGGTGAACGCACGGCCCGCCGGATCCGTATGGAGGAGGGAGGCGAGCGTGCGGGCCTTCTCGCCCGGGGCGAGGCGGGGCGGCAGTGGCTCCCGCCAGATCGCGCCGAGGATCTCCTTGTACTGGTAGGGCGCTTCGGGAAGGTGGTCGTACAGCGGGTGCTCGACGGCGACGGAGGCGACCTCGCCGAGGAGGACGACCCGGCAGGTGTCGCGCAGGAACGGGTCGTCCTCGCACAGCCCCTGGACCCAGGCGGTGACCGCGGGGGCGGCGAGGGTCCGCTCGGTCGGCAGGCCGCGCCAGACCAGGGTGTTGAGGATGGAGAGCGGGAGCTTCACGGTGTGCCGCTCGGGCCGTTCCACGTTCGCGAACGTGCGGATGGACTGCTGCGGCAGGCGGGCGTCCCCGTCGGTGTGCAGGGCCACGATGTCGCCGTCGGCGATGGCCGGGGCGAAGAGCGGCACGATCCACTCGTCCCACTGCCAGGGGTGTACGGGGAGGTAGAGGTAGTCCCGCGGGTCGTGCCCCCGGGCCCGCAGCACGTCGGCGAAGGCGTCCCGGACGTCGTGGTCGAGCTCGCCGGCGTACAGCTGCTCGGGGGTGCCGACGCGGCCCACGCCCCGGTACTGCGCGATGCGGGTGCTGACCGCGATCCACGGCAGCCGGAGCGGGCTGCGGGTCTCGGGGGTGAAGCGGGCGGCGTCGGCGGCGGAGAAGCCGAGCCGTCCCTTGCTCGCCACCAGCCAGGGGTGACCGGTCTGATGGCCTTCCAGCTCCGCGTAGTCCAGGGCGGCGAGCCGGTCCGCGGTGAGCGCGGTGTGGTCCAGCCGGGCGTCTGCGGACAGGGTCAGGGTCAGCTCGCGGATGAGGTGGCCCAGCGTCGTGCCGTCGAGTCCGAGGAGGACCCGGGCGCGGGTGAGGAACGTCAGCGGGTCGCGGAACGGCCGGGTGTCGGCGGCCGAGCCGTTGGGCTGCGCCTCGGCGCTCGCGGCGGCCGGTGATCCGTTGGCGTGGGCGGCCGGCGGCCCCGTCGTGACCTCGATCGAGGCAGGGTCGACGCGCCAGCTGCCGTAGACGCCGCGCCGGGCCGTGAAGGCGAGCGCTCCCCCGTCGTCGAGGGTCAGCCGGTGGTGTCCGCCGGTCCCGGGCGCCGGGACGGGCTCGATGATCTTCTCGTAGGCGAACTCGCCGAGCATCTTGGCGAGGAGCCGTGCGGCGGCACGGTCCCAGATCTCTCGGTTCAGCTCCGGAGGGCTGAACAGCTGCGGGGACTCGGCTGATTCACGGCTCGCGGGATATATCGGCACGGGGACTCCTCCGGATGGAACCTATGAGGTTCGAGCGGTGTGGAAAGTGCGGCGAGTAAGTCACAGCTGGGCTCGGTACGTTCGGTCGCGGATCATCAGCGCGGCGCGTTTGTCGGGGAGATCCACTTCGGCGGAGAAGCGGAAACCGGCGCTGAGGAACGCGGATACGGAGGGGGTGTTGCGCAGGTCCGGCTCGGCGACGACCCGTCCGCACCGCGGAAGGTTGTCCAGGACGAGGTCGGCGACGGCGCGGAGCAGGGTGGTGCCCACGCCCCGCCCCCGGTTGTTCACGCCCCCGATGAGGAGGTGGACGCCGGTGTCGTGGGGGCGGGCGGGGTAGTGGCGGGCCAGGGGGTCGAGGTCGGCGCGGTAGATCTCCCAGTAGCTCATGGGTGTGGAGTCGAGCACGCCCAGGCACGGGATGCTGCGTCCGTCCCCTTCCAGCTGGAGCCTGAGGTGGTCGGCGGTGACGGACTCGGGTCCGGAGAGCTCCCAGAACGCCGCCACGGCAGGATCGTTCATCCAGCGGCTGACGACGGCGAGATCACGCTCCGGCCGGACGGGGACGAGCGCGAACTCTCCCGCCGCCGTGGTCGCGGGAGACCAGGCCCCCGGGTCGCCCAGCAGCTCGTGGGTGACCCGGGTCCGGGCCGCCCCGGCGTTTCGCTCCTCGGCGATCAGGGCGAGGAGCTCCTCGGTGAGCTCCAGGTCGAGGGTGTCCTCGACGCCGGCACTGCCGTCCAGGCGGCTGCCATCCGCGCGGCTGCCGGACCGTTCGGTGCCCGACCGTTCGGTGCCCGACCGTTCGGTGCCGGACCGTTCGGCGGAGTCGTGGTCGGCCGGTACGGCGTCGGGTTCCGCTGAGGGTTCGGCGGGAGGCACGGTGGCGCTCTCCTCTCTGGACCGGGTGCGGTCGGTGGGCGTCTCCGGAGCGGATGCGGCCGGAACCCGCCCGGGGCGGTTGGCGCTCAGCTGTGCAGCGGGTTGGCGATGGTGACGTACACGGACTGGGTGTCGACCGGTCCGACCAGCTCGTCGAGCCCGTGGAGCCGGGTCAGCAGGTTGGCCTTGCAGCGCAGTTGGCGGTTCTCCAGGAGATACGCGGGCAGGGGTGAGCCCAGTTCCGCGGTATCGGTGAGGAATCGGCGCAGGACGGTGAGGAGTTCCTGCTCGTCGGCCAGCCGCTGGGCGCCGAACGCCCCGATCAGGCCGAGGACGTTGTTGATGCCGAGGTAGTAGGCGAACCGCTCGTCGGTGACCGGGTCGGAGACGAAGGTGTCGCTGACGGCGCCGATGCCGGGGAGCCGCTGTTCCAGCTCGTCGCGGCGGGAGTCGCGGAAGTAGTAGCCCTGGTTGTCCCGGTAGCGGCCGCCGACGGGCCAGCCGTCCGGGTCGAGGAGGACGAGGGTGTTCTGCTGGTGGGCTTCGAGGGCGACTCCACCATGGGCGTCGAGCCAGAGGACGGGGCGCACGACGTGGTGCAGATAGCGGCGGAACCATTCGGTGGAGACGGCGTTGGCGCCGCGGCCGGTGCGGGCGGCCAGGCCGGAGACGACCTCGGCGAGCCGGGAGCGCATGCCGGGCCGGCCGGGCCGGGGGCGCTGCGCGGTCAGTCCCGCGATGCAGGCGGCGTCGTCGCCCGGGCCGAAGGGGTTGTGGCGGAGCATGACGTCGAGCCCCATGACGGGTGCGCCCTCGGGGTCGTCGACGGCGAGCCAGGCGGGGTCCCGGACGATGTCGAAGCCGGGGTGCTCCCGCTGCCAGCGCTCGGCGAGTCCGGTCGACAGGAGTCGGTGGACCTCGACGCCCCGGTGCAGCTCCTTGCGGAGGTTCTCCCGGCGGGAGTTGGTGATGCGTACGCCGAGGGAGAGCTTGAGCATCACCCGTGCGCCGGGGCGGTGCACGGTGCGGATGGAGGAGGTGGGGTGCCAGTGCTCGCCGTGGGGGCCGAGGTCGTGGAGCAGGCCGGTGTCGACGAGGGCCCGGACCTGGGGGCGGTGGAGCAGATCGGCGGCCTGCCAGGGGTGCACGGGTACGGCGACGGTGCCGGGGGGCAGGCTCAGCCCTCGGGCGTGCGGGGCGAGCAGTTCGTCGGCGGTGGCCGGACCGCCTTCGGTCCAGGCGGAGTCGGTGGCGGTCAGCGACCGGTCGACGGCGAACCAGTGGAGCGGGAAGGACCCGTGGAGCTCGGGCGAATAGCGGCGGGACTCCGACTCGGAGAGGCCTTCGCGGCTCTTGGGCGTGGGGTGGAGGGGGTGGCCGAGCAGCAGGGACTGTTCGGCGGTGAGGAAGAGGTCGGCCTCGGCGGGGTCCGCCGGGTCGCGCCGCCGCTGGTCGATGAAGCCGGCGGTGTGGCGTACGGAGTCGGCGACCCGGGCGACCAGATCGCCCGCGCCGCTCTCGCCGCCCTCACGGCCGATGAGGACGGCGACGGTGGCGGCGTCGGCGTGCGGGGCACCGGCGGGGGCGTTCTCCAGGACGGGTGCGCCGAAGCGGTGGGCCCCGGTGGCGGACCAGTAGGGGACGGGGACGAGCAGGGCGGTGCCGCTGGCGGGGAAGGCGATGCGCAGGGTGTCGCCGTCGGGGCGGGGCAGGTCGCTCTCCCGGGTCCAGCACCGCAGGAGGCTCTCCGTGCCCGCCGCGTCGGCGGCCCGCAGCGGGTCCGGGTCGTCGAGGGCGTCGGGGCCCGGGCCCTGGCCTGTCCGAACGCGGAGGTCCGGACCGGGCGCGTACGCGGCGGGGTCGGGATCGCGCGGGGATTTCTGGCGGGGCACGGTCGTCGCCTCGACCGTGCCGGGGGCGGCCGGTCCGTCCTGCCCTCGGTGCTGGGGGGTGCCCTGGCCGTCGGCCTCGGACGCGGGGGTGGGGTTCACGGCGTTCTTCCTTGTGGGGATTCCGGGTTCAGGTGGTCGGCCCGGCGGTGGTCCGACGGTGCGGGGAGCGTGTCGCGGCTGCCAGCGCGTCGGCGAGACGGTCGACGACGGCACTCGCCTGCTCGTCGGTGAGGGTGAGGGGCGGCAGGAGGCGGACCACGGCGTCGTGGCGGCCGCCCAGTTCGACGATGAGGCCGCGCCGCAGACATTCCTGCTGGACGGCGAGGGCGAGCGCCGGGTCGGGCGGCGGGGCCGGGTGGTCGTCGCCTGCCTCGGCGGGCAGGGGCGCGCGCTCGGGATCCACCAGCTCCATGCCGATCATCAGTCCACGCCCCCGTACGTCACCGATTCCCGGGTGATGTGCCCGCAGCTCCCTCAGACGGGCGAGCATTCGGGCCCCCAGGACCGCAGCGCGGTCCGCCAGTTGGTTCTCCCTGACGTACGCGAGCGTGGCCGCGCCCGCCGCCATGGCGAGCTGGTTGCCACGAAACGTACCCGCGTGGGCACCCGGCTGCCAAAGATCCAGTTCAGCGCGGTAGACGATCACGGCCAGCGGCAGGGAGCCGCCGATCGCCTTGGAGAGGACCATCACGTCGGGGACGACGCCGCTGTGTTCGACGGCCCAGAAGGCACCGGTCCTGCCGACCCCGGTCTGCACCTCGTCGGCGATGAGGGGGATGGAGCGGTCCTCGGTGATCCCGCGCATGCGGCGCAGCCAGGAGTCGGGGGCGGGATTGACGCCGCCCTCGCCCTGGACCGGCTCCACGATCATTCCCGCGGGGGCCGGGACCCCGCCCTTGCGGTCGTCCAGCAGGTGTTCGGTCCAGCGGGCGGCGAGCGCGGCGCCGCGTTCGCCGCCGGTCCCGAACGGACAGCGGTAGTCCTGCGGGAAGGGCAGCCGGGTCACCCGTACGTCGGTGGCGCCCCCGGAGGCCGCCAGGGCCCCGGCGGTCATGCCGTGGTAGGCGCCGGTGAAGGCCAGCAGGCCGGTGCGCCCGGTCGCGGCGCGGACCAGCTTGAACGCGGCCTCGACGGCGTCCGTGCCGGCCGGGCCGCAGAACTGGATGCGGGCGTTGTCGGCCAACTCGCGCGGCAGGGTGGAGAACAGCTCGGTGGTGAAGGCGTCCTTGACCGGGGTGGCGAGGTCGAGCACGTGCAGGGGCGCACCGGAGTCGATGACCTTCCGGATGGCTTCGAGCACGACGGGGTGGTTGTGCCCGAGGGCCAGCGTGCCGGCGCCCGAGAGACAGTCGAGGTAGCGGCGTCCGTCCGCGCCCTCGATGGTGAGCCCGCGGGCGCGCACCGGGACGATCGGCAGCGACCGCGCGTAGGTGCGGGCCGCCGATTCGCGCAGGGTCTGGCGGCGGAGAATGCCCTCGTGTGCGGAGGGCGGCGCCACCGGAGCGGGTTCGGTCACGGACACGGCTCTTGATCCTCCTGCGGTAACAGTTGCGTTGCACGTCGGTACGTTCTCGCGTGGACGCACCGAGGGCGTGAACGCTGTCCTGGTGTCCCCCGTACGTACCAACGACGCCGTCCGCGATGGATCACGGGTACATCGGAACATCCTCGCGGCGACGGAACCGCGGACCTGCCTCGTACCGTCACCATCGGCACCGGCATAGTGGGGGCCGCACAGCGGCGCGGAGCACCTGTTCCGGCGCCCGGAGTGTCCGCGAAACAGCACGAGTACCGAGTGACGAAGTCCCAGGGGGATCACGAGATGCGACCCATTCGCCCGACCGATACCGCACGGCGCGGGAGGCGCGCACGGCGCATGCCCTCCACCGCGCTCGCCGCGACCGCCGTCGCCGCCGTTCTGGCACTCACCGCCACGGCGTGCGGTCCGGAGGAGGACAACGCGGGCGGTACGCCCAGCGCCTCGGCCGGCCAGTCGTCCGACGGCAAGGTCGTCATCCCGGACGACCTCAAGAACCGTCTCAAGGAGCACGGGATCGACCCCGACAAGTGGCGGGACGGGGAGTGGAAGAACTGGGACAGGGACAAGTGGCTGCGTGAGGCCAAGGACTTCGTCAACCCGATCATCGACGGCCTGTGGGACCCGGACCGGATGCGGGGGGCCGACAAGCCCCCGGAGAACCCGGTCGACAACGACATCTCCGGCGACGACGGCGTGACGGACCCGACGCCGGCTCCGGTCCAGGCCGCCGGTGTCGCGACGCCGTACCACGACAACGCTCCCGAGTCCGGGAAGCTGCTCTTCGACGGCCCGCAGGGGTCGATGGTCTGTTCCGCGACCGTGGTGAAGGACCCGGCGAACCCCGGCAAGTCCAACATGGTGTGGACGGCCGGGCACTGCGTGCACGCGGGCAAGAAGGGCGGTTGGTACCGCAACATCGCCTTCGTCCCGGCGTACAACAACGACGGCCTGTCGCTGGCCGAGCTGGAGACCGCGCCCAAGGAGAAGATCGCTCCCTACGGTGTGTGGTGGGGCCAGTGGGCCCAGACCTCCGAGCAGTGGATCGCCGAGGGCGCGGCCGTCGGCGGCCAGGGCGCCCCGTACGACTTCGCGGTGCTGCACGTGACGCCGGAGAAGGGCGCGGGCGGCAAGTCGCTGGAGGAGACGGTCGGTTCGGCGCTGCCGGTGGAGTTCGACGCTCCCGCGGTACCGGAGATCGACGCCATGACGGCCACGGGTTACCCGGCCGCGCCGCCGTTCGACGGTC from Streptomyces sp. CA-278952 carries:
- a CDS encoding diaminobutyrate--2-oxoglutarate transaminase family protein, with amino-acid sequence MSVTEPAPVAPPSAHEGILRRQTLRESAARTYARSLPIVPVRARGLTIEGADGRRYLDCLSGAGTLALGHNHPVVLEAIRKVIDSGAPLHVLDLATPVKDAFTTELFSTLPRELADNARIQFCGPAGTDAVEAAFKLVRAATGRTGLLAFTGAYHGMTAGALAASGGATDVRVTRLPFPQDYRCPFGTGGERGAALAARWTEHLLDDRKGGVPAPAGMIVEPVQGEGGVNPAPDSWLRRMRGITEDRSIPLIADEVQTGVGRTGAFWAVEHSGVVPDVMVLSKAIGGSLPLAVIVYRAELDLWQPGAHAGTFRGNQLAMAAGAATLAYVRENQLADRAAVLGARMLARLRELRAHHPGIGDVRGRGLMIGMELVDPERAPLPAEAGDDHPAPPPDPALALAVQQECLRRGLIVELGGRHDAVVRLLPPLTLTDEQASAVVDRLADALAAATRSPHRRTTAGPTT
- a CDS encoding trypsin-like serine peptidase yields the protein MPSTALAATAVAAVLALTATACGPEEDNAGGTPSASAGQSSDGKVVIPDDLKNRLKEHGIDPDKWRDGEWKNWDRDKWLREAKDFVNPIIDGLWDPDRMRGADKPPENPVDNDISGDDGVTDPTPAPVQAAGVATPYHDNAPESGKLLFDGPQGSMVCSATVVKDPANPGKSNMVWTAGHCVHAGKKGGWYRNIAFVPAYNNDGLSLAELETAPKEKIAPYGVWWGQWAQTSEQWIAEGAAVGGQGAPYDFAVLHVTPEKGAGGKSLEETVGSALPVEFDAPAVPEIDAMTATGYPAAPPFDGQKLLQCEGKPGRLSVFQDQPTMYRVGCTMTGGSSGGGWVAAGQDGKPALVSNTSIGPVTAGWLAGPRLGKEAEGIYRAVSEKYAGQ
- a CDS encoding IucA/IucC family protein → MPIYPASRESAESPQLFSPPELNREIWDRAAARLLAKMLGEFAYEKIIEPVPAPGTGGHHRLTLDDGGALAFTARRGVYGSWRVDPASIEVTTGPPAAHANGSPAAASAEAQPNGSAADTRPFRDPLTFLTRARVLLGLDGTTLGHLIRELTLTLSADARLDHTALTADRLAALDYAELEGHQTGHPWLVASKGRLGFSAADAARFTPETRSPLRLPWIAVSTRIAQYRGVGRVGTPEQLYAGELDHDVRDAFADVLRARGHDPRDYLYLPVHPWQWDEWIVPLFAPAIADGDIVALHTDGDARLPQQSIRTFANVERPERHTVKLPLSILNTLVWRGLPTERTLAAPAVTAWVQGLCEDDPFLRDTCRVVLLGEVASVAVEHPLYDHLPEAPYQYKEILGAIWREPLPPRLAPGEKARTLASLLHTDPAGRAFTAELVERSGVSPEAWLKRLFAALLPPLLHFLYRYGTVFSPHGENAIVVFDENDVPVRLAIKDFVDDVNISAHPLPEHATMPDEVRAVLLTEEPSFLTQFIHSGLFVGVFRYLSPLCEEQLGVSEDAFWSLVRAEIVRHHARFPELKERFELFDMLTPEIERLCLNRNRLLVDGYRDRASRPHAAIHGTVPNPLHPSARVRE
- a CDS encoding GNAT family N-acetyltransferase, which produces MPPAEPSAEPDAVPADHDSAERSGTERSGTERSGTERSGSRADGSRLDGSAGVEDTLDLELTEELLALIAEERNAGAARTRVTHELLGDPGAWSPATTAAGEFALVPVRPERDLAVVSRWMNDPAVAAFWELSGPESVTADHLRLQLEGDGRSIPCLGVLDSTPMSYWEIYRADLDPLARHYPARPHDTGVHLLIGGVNNRGRGVGTTLLRAVADLVLDNLPRCGRVVAEPDLRNTPSVSAFLSAGFRFSAEVDLPDKRAALMIRDRTYRAQL
- a CDS encoding IucA/IucC family protein; its protein translation is MNPTPASEADGQGTPQHRGQDGPAAPGTVEATTVPRQKSPRDPDPAAYAPGPDLRVRTGQGPGPDALDDPDPLRAADAAGTESLLRCWTRESDLPRPDGDTLRIAFPASGTALLVPVPYWSATGAHRFGAPVLENAPAGAPHADAATVAVLIGREGGESGAGDLVARVADSVRHTAGFIDQRRRDPADPAEADLFLTAEQSLLLGHPLHPTPKSREGLSESESRRYSPELHGSFPLHWFAVDRSLTATDSAWTEGGPATADELLAPHARGLSLPPGTVAVPVHPWQAADLLHRPQVRALVDTGLLHDLGPHGEHWHPTSSIRTVHRPGARVMLKLSLGVRITNSRRENLRKELHRGVEVHRLLSTGLAERWQREHPGFDIVRDPAWLAVDDPEGAPVMGLDVMLRHNPFGPGDDAACIAGLTAQRPRPGRPGMRSRLAEVVSGLAARTGRGANAVSTEWFRRYLHHVVRPVLWLDAHGGVALEAHQQNTLVLLDPDGWPVGGRYRDNQGYYFRDSRRDELEQRLPGIGAVSDTFVSDPVTDERFAYYLGINNVLGLIGAFGAQRLADEQELLTVLRRFLTDTAELGSPLPAYLLENRQLRCKANLLTRLHGLDELVGPVDTQSVYVTIANPLHS